A genome region from Streptomyces pratensis includes the following:
- a CDS encoding roadblock/LC7 domain-containing protein: MTSEMPSGQVSDLDWLLSGLVQRVPYTRSAVLLSADGLVKSVHGMDADSADHMAALAAGLYSLGRSAGARFGDNGDVRQVVVELDSTLLFVSTAGSGTCLAVLAGREADAAVLGYEMAMLVKSVRPYLMTPLRQPAGAPFTPGL, translated from the coding sequence ATGACGAGCGAAATGCCGTCCGGTCAGGTCTCGGACCTCGACTGGCTGCTCAGCGGTCTGGTCCAACGCGTGCCCTACACGCGCAGTGCCGTCCTCCTGTCGGCGGACGGCCTGGTGAAATCGGTCCATGGCATGGACGCCGACAGTGCCGATCACATGGCCGCCCTGGCCGCGGGCCTGTACTCACTCGGCCGCAGTGCCGGTGCCCGGTTCGGTGACAACGGCGACGTGCGGCAGGTCGTGGTCGAGCTCGACTCGACGCTCCTGTTCGTCTCGACCGCCGGCTCCGGGACCTGTCTCGCCGTCCTCGCGGGCCGAGAGGCGGACGCGGCAGTACTGGGATACGAGATGGCCATGCTGGTGAAGAGCGTCCGCCCCTACCTGATGACGCCGCTCCGGCAGCCGGCCGGAGCGCCGTTCACCCCGGGGCTGTGA
- a CDS encoding DUF742 domain-containing protein has protein sequence MPAPQDGPLLDDAAGRLIRPYTVSNGRTRPTTVLDLLSLVMATGRRPQAQLGPEHTVALELCDGPTSVAEIAAHLRLPAVIAKVLLSDLVDCGAVTAHAPAFHDMPTDRSLLEAVLDGLRRQL, from the coding sequence ATGCCGGCCCCGCAGGACGGGCCGTTGCTCGACGACGCGGCAGGCCGGCTCATCCGCCCTTACACCGTGAGCAACGGCCGTACGAGGCCGACCACCGTGCTCGACCTGCTCTCCCTGGTGATGGCCACGGGCAGACGGCCCCAGGCCCAACTCGGCCCCGAACACACCGTGGCCCTGGAGCTCTGCGACGGACCCACGTCCGTGGCGGAGATCGCCGCCCATCTCCGGCTGCCCGCCGTCATCGCCAAGGTCCTCCTGTCCGACCTGGTCGACTGCGGTGCGGTCACGGCACACGCACCCGCGTTCCACGACATGCCAACCGACCGATCCCTGCTGGAGGCAGTGCTCGATGGTCTACGACGACAGCTCTGA
- a CDS encoding GTP-binding protein, which translates to MVYDDSSDSSECFPVALKVLVAGGFGVGKTTFVGAVSEIAPLSTEELLTQVSAATDSLEGIESKSATTVAMDFGRITLSEQHVLYLFGTPGQERFWFMWDELSKGALGAVVLADTRRLAECFAAVDFFERRGIGFIVAVNEFDGAYRYEPEEVRAALDLGPEVPVVLCDARIASSGTGALVTLVQHLINATAPAPLSGFGVRP; encoded by the coding sequence ATGGTCTACGACGACAGCTCTGACAGCTCCGAATGCTTTCCCGTGGCCCTCAAGGTCCTGGTCGCGGGCGGTTTCGGCGTCGGCAAAACGACGTTCGTGGGTGCCGTCAGCGAGATCGCGCCGCTCAGTACCGAAGAGCTCCTGACGCAGGTCAGCGCGGCGACCGACAGCCTGGAAGGCATCGAGTCCAAGTCGGCGACCACCGTGGCCATGGACTTCGGCCGGATCACGCTGTCCGAGCAGCACGTGCTCTACCTCTTCGGCACCCCTGGACAGGAGCGGTTCTGGTTCATGTGGGACGAGCTGTCGAAGGGCGCCCTGGGAGCGGTAGTGCTGGCCGATACACGTCGTCTTGCCGAGTGCTTCGCCGCCGTCGACTTCTTCGAACGGCGCGGCATCGGTTTCATCGTCGCGGTCAACGAGTTCGACGGCGCCTACCGGTACGAACCGGAAGAGGTGCGGGCGGCGCTCGACCTGGGGCCCGAAGTCCCGGTCGTGCTCTGTGACGCCAGGATCGCCAGCTCGGGCACCGGGGCGCTGGTCACCCTGGTCCAGCACCTCATCAACGCCACGGCACCCGCGCCGCTCTCGGGCTTCGGAGTCCGCCCGTGA
- a CDS encoding GAF domain-containing protein, protein MTPYGTSRPLLTPVDQDGSRRSARLRKLGLGERADASFVSFDAFADRVAEVTGTPFSIVNFIDGNRQFFAGLHTPAGADGDLGAAASAGRSGRYLARDHGYCPHVLVRRKALVLEDVCDFPRFAGNPVVDDIGIRSYLGAPLIDRTGVALGTVCAVDTVPRPWGRAGLETIKLLAREIVVQIERREVSGF, encoded by the coding sequence GTGACTCCGTACGGCACGAGCCGGCCGTTGCTGACCCCGGTGGACCAGGACGGGTCCCGCCGGAGTGCACGGCTGCGCAAGCTCGGTCTGGGGGAGCGTGCCGACGCGTCGTTCGTCAGCTTCGACGCCTTCGCCGACCGGGTGGCCGAGGTGACCGGTACGCCGTTCTCGATAGTCAACTTCATCGACGGGAACCGGCAGTTCTTCGCGGGGCTGCACACTCCTGCCGGAGCCGACGGCGACCTGGGCGCCGCCGCCTCGGCCGGCCGCAGCGGCCGCTACCTCGCCCGCGACCACGGCTACTGCCCGCACGTGCTCGTACGCCGCAAGGCCCTGGTGCTGGAGGACGTCTGCGACTTCCCGCGGTTCGCGGGCAACCCGGTGGTCGACGACATAGGGATCCGCTCCTACCTGGGCGCCCCGCTCATCGACCGTACGGGCGTGGCGCTCGGTACGGTCTGCGCAGTCGACACCGTGCCGCGCCCCTGGGGCAGGGCCGGCCTCGAGACCATCAAGCTGCTGGCCCGGGAGATCGTCGTACAGATCGAGCGCCGGGAGGTGTCGGGCTTCTGA
- a CDS encoding ThuA domain-containing protein, which produces MSSSPLPSRSLPRAHPPASIALMALFALLALIIGSVTAASFPRAPAGSFRVLVYSGSAPGSQDTVRAGVDAVRELGAENGFAVEATDDPGVFDDAGLSRFHAVVFNNTSSAREEGNGLGQDGRAALQKYIRAGGGWVGLHDASAGVRDWEWYEGLVGAVPDRGTPVQTGRVEVLDHAHPSTVMLPDLWERTEEWYNWRTDPTGAVHTLAHIRARDGIGGLDESVEHPWSWCQEYDGGRSWFSAGGHSPTAFREDGFLAHLLGGIEWAAGAKPGDCTATRAGSFQRTPLTAGGLTDPVDAAVTPDRRVLVAERTGRLKIVDQRTMRVSTALDLAYGPETAARSDGLTGLALDPGFADNNWLYLLHSDTTGKQLVLSRFTADGNTVDPASEKRLLTLPGRRSTDIGDSRSSGSLAFDRNGHLYASTGDITLPIASGAPNDLRGAILRITPQDDGTYTVPEDNLFASGTVGTRPEIYAMGMRNPYRVTVDPVNGTLFAAGTDADGTVEYFRITEAGQTVRPYCTGGTAGGATDCTPRVDGVPDPASEAPSGAVSGPVYAYDPGSLYRTKFPEYFAGKWLTYDPAGRRFTALSFQRTDQTFSDPRFGPVESGELQSADGVFEDMEWNRPTAAVFGPDGALYVVDSGLAGVTAPGGGDEGAGVFRIDHVGDDRLPGAAITTDRDNGPAPLSVSFTGAGSGLPGDLEVTYAWDFDGDGGTDSTVANPSYTYRVEGRFTARLTVTGPEGTTAMAGQDITVGNTRPRVSVHGLPDGGLFRPGDTLPFTVEVTDDEDGERTRVDCSRILVRSAAGHPGALRPVTGFPGCRGSIVMRSGAVLPSGAHRITVRYTDRGTPSVPELVGHASLTLRTAFQEAERFTSTGGAHGGAVAGSRAQASGGRALTEIEDGDWVSFDPVSLGSIRSVTVRANPCGIGGTIEFRAGSPDGPLLGSLSVPGVREGGAAVSPTTALKRADGNVRLYMVFANPAWSSERPDLFTVDRLRFHGPGTGKAGAR; this is translated from the coding sequence ATGAGCAGCAGCCCGTTACCCAGCAGGTCCTTGCCCCGGGCCCACCCTCCGGCATCGATCGCCCTGATGGCCCTCTTCGCGCTTCTGGCACTGATCATCGGCTCGGTGACGGCAGCCTCGTTCCCGAGGGCTCCGGCGGGGTCTTTCCGCGTGCTGGTGTACTCCGGATCTGCGCCGGGGTCGCAGGACACGGTCCGTGCCGGTGTGGATGCGGTGAGGGAGCTCGGCGCCGAGAACGGATTCGCGGTCGAAGCGACCGATGATCCGGGTGTCTTCGACGACGCCGGCCTCTCGCGCTTCCACGCGGTCGTCTTCAACAACACCTCGTCCGCGCGGGAGGAGGGCAACGGCCTCGGCCAGGACGGGCGGGCCGCCCTGCAGAAGTACATCAGGGCGGGCGGCGGATGGGTCGGCCTGCACGACGCCTCCGCCGGGGTGCGTGACTGGGAGTGGTACGAAGGGCTGGTCGGCGCGGTACCCGACCGGGGCACCCCGGTGCAGACCGGCAGGGTCGAGGTCCTCGACCACGCGCATCCCTCGACGGTGATGCTTCCCGATCTCTGGGAACGTACGGAGGAGTGGTACAACTGGCGCACCGATCCGACCGGTGCGGTGCACACCCTCGCGCACATCAGGGCGCGCGACGGCATCGGCGGCCTCGACGAGAGTGTGGAACACCCCTGGTCGTGGTGCCAGGAATACGACGGCGGGCGTTCATGGTTCAGCGCCGGCGGCCACTCCCCCACGGCCTTCCGGGAGGACGGCTTCCTCGCCCATCTGCTGGGCGGCATCGAATGGGCCGCGGGCGCGAAACCGGGCGACTGCACCGCGACCCGGGCCGGTTCCTTCCAGCGGACCCCGCTCACGGCCGGCGGGCTCACCGATCCGGTCGACGCGGCGGTCACCCCCGACCGCCGGGTCCTCGTCGCCGAGCGCACCGGACGGCTCAAGATCGTCGACCAGCGGACGATGAGGGTGTCCACGGCCCTCGACCTGGCGTACGGACCGGAGACCGCCGCCCGCTCCGACGGGTTGACCGGCCTCGCCCTGGATCCGGGCTTCGCGGACAACAACTGGCTCTACCTGCTGCATTCGGACACCACGGGAAAACAGCTGGTCCTCTCACGTTTCACGGCCGACGGGAACACGGTGGACCCCGCGTCGGAGAAGCGCCTGCTCACCCTGCCGGGCAGGCGGTCCACGGACATCGGGGACTCCCGTTCGTCCGGGTCGCTCGCCTTCGACCGGAACGGCCATCTGTACGCGTCGACGGGTGACATCACGCTCCCTATCGCGTCAGGGGCACCGAATGATCTGCGGGGCGCCATCCTGCGCATCACCCCGCAGGACGACGGCACCTACACCGTGCCGGAGGACAATCTCTTCGCGTCGGGCACCGTCGGCACCCGCCCGGAGATCTACGCGATGGGCATGCGGAACCCCTATCGCGTCACCGTGGACCCCGTGAACGGCACTCTGTTCGCCGCCGGCACCGACGCCGACGGCACGGTGGAGTACTTCCGGATCACCGAGGCGGGGCAGACGGTCCGGCCGTACTGCACCGGCGGCACCGCCGGCGGGGCGACGGACTGCACCCCGCGGGTCGACGGCGTGCCGGACCCCGCGTCCGAGGCACCCAGCGGTGCGGTGAGCGGCCCCGTCTACGCCTACGACCCGGGGAGCCTCTACCGCACCAAGTTCCCCGAGTACTTCGCCGGGAAGTGGCTGACGTACGACCCGGCGGGACGGCGCTTCACCGCACTCTCGTTCCAGCGGACGGACCAGACGTTCTCCGACCCCCGGTTCGGCCCGGTCGAATCCGGTGAACTCCAGTCCGCCGACGGCGTCTTCGAGGACATGGAATGGAACCGTCCGACGGCTGCCGTCTTCGGCCCGGACGGCGCCCTGTACGTCGTCGACTCGGGGCTCGCCGGCGTCACGGCCCCCGGCGGCGGCGACGAGGGTGCCGGGGTCTTCCGGATCGACCACGTCGGCGACGACCGGCTGCCCGGTGCGGCGATCACCACCGACCGCGACAACGGCCCGGCGCCGCTGAGCGTGTCCTTCACAGGCGCGGGGTCCGGGCTCCCCGGAGACCTGGAGGTCACGTACGCCTGGGACTTCGACGGTGACGGCGGCACCGACTCGACGGTGGCGAACCCCTCCTACACCTATCGCGTCGAAGGACGGTTCACGGCGCGCCTCACGGTGACCGGCCCCGAAGGCACGACGGCCATGGCCGGCCAGGACATCACCGTCGGCAACACGCGCCCCAGGGTCTCCGTCCACGGTCTGCCGGACGGAGGCCTGTTCCGCCCCGGGGACACCCTTCCCTTCACGGTGGAGGTGACGGACGACGAGGACGGGGAGCGGACCCGGGTCGACTGCTCACGGATCCTCGTACGCTCCGCAGCCGGCCACCCCGGGGCACTTCGCCCCGTCACCGGCTTTCCGGGTTGCCGGGGCTCGATCGTCATGAGGTCCGGGGCCGTCCTGCCCTCCGGTGCCCACCGGATCACGGTGCGCTACACGGACAGGGGCACCCCTAGCGTCCCGGAGCTCGTGGGTCACGCCTCTCTCACCCTGCGCACGGCATTCCAGGAGGCGGAACGCTTCACCTCGACCGGGGGCGCGCACGGCGGTGCCGTGGCCGGCAGCCGTGCGCAGGCGTCGGGCGGCAGAGCACTGACGGAGATCGAGGACGGGGACTGGGTCTCCTTCGACCCTGTGAGCCTGGGGAGCATCCGGTCGGTGACCGTCCGCGCGAACCCCTGCGGGATCGGGGGGACGATCGAATTCCGGGCCGGCTCCCCGGACGGGCCCCTCCTCGGCTCGCTGTCCGTCCCGGGCGTGAGGGAAGGGGGTGCGGCCGTGTCACCGACGACCGCGCTGAAGCGGGCCGATGGCAACGTGCGGCTGTACATGGTGTTCGCCAACCCGGCATGGAGCAGTGAGAGACCGGACCTGTTCACCGTGGACCGGCTGCGCTTCCACGGGCCTGGCACCGGAAAGGCCGGTGCGCGGTGA
- a CDS encoding MmcQ/YjbR family DNA-binding protein gives MTVTADDVRAIALSLPDTAEKLAWGQPTFRVAGKIFAALGDDDATMGVKCPVEDRAELIASEPEKFFVREGHDDSYAWLRVRLAALDDAAELNAVLTDSWRQAAPRRLVAAHPELSPDPADG, from the coding sequence ATGACCGTCACCGCCGACGACGTCCGCGCCATCGCGCTGTCCCTGCCCGACACGGCTGAGAAGCTCGCCTGGGGGCAGCCCACCTTCCGGGTCGCGGGGAAGATCTTCGCGGCGCTGGGGGACGACGACGCGACCATGGGGGTCAAGTGTCCCGTGGAGGACCGCGCCGAGCTGATCGCCTCGGAGCCGGAGAAGTTCTTCGTACGCGAAGGACACGACGACAGCTATGCCTGGCTGCGGGTGCGGCTCGCCGCCCTGGACGACGCGGCCGAACTGAATGCCGTCCTCACCGATTCATGGCGGCAGGCCGCCCCGCGCCGGCTTGTCGCCGCACATCCGGAACTGAGCCCGGACCCGGCGGACGGCTGA